In the genome of Dehalococcoidales bacterium, one region contains:
- a CDS encoding YgiQ family radical SAM protein: MFLPTTRDELNSLKWDRPDIILVTGDSYIDSPFIGVAVIGKVLTAAGYRVAIIAQPDLNSAKDIARMGEPRLFWGVSGGCIDSMVANHTSLKKKRKSDDYTPGGINNRRPNRAVIVYTNLIKQYFKSSKPILLGGIEASLRRIAHYDFWSDSVRSSVLFDAKADYLLYGMAEKSTLEFAEALKSGRDVSNIRGLCYIANKKEEIPSEFIELPAYDVVKSDKKAFTEMFQTFYQNNDPLNASGMFQKHGTRYLVHNPPAMALSQKELDDIYALDFERAQHPHYEKQGKVKALETIAFSIATHRGCYGECNFCAIGVHEGRTVQWRSQKSILSEAEKIVALPDFKGYIIDVGGPTANMYGYECAKKLKTGSCKDKRCLYPEICPVLKVNHDPQIKLLQKLRLIKGVKKVFVASGVRYDLLLNDNKYGVSYLEELVKHHISGQMKIAPEHTENRVLQIMGKPQKKLLLQFKELFEKINRKFKKEQFLTYYLIAAHPGCTLGDMEKLKHFTSQTLKTNPEQVQIFLPAPSTYSALMYYTETDPFSTKKLFVEKDPHRKETQKEAVVKKAYQKAPAGRAKLPK, from the coding sequence ATGTTCTTACCGACAACAAGAGATGAATTAAACAGCTTAAAATGGGACCGGCCGGATATAATTCTGGTAACCGGAGACAGCTATATCGACAGCCCGTTTATTGGTGTTGCCGTAATCGGCAAGGTTTTAACGGCAGCCGGATACCGAGTTGCTATAATTGCCCAACCGGATTTAAATTCCGCAAAAGATATCGCCCGCATGGGAGAACCGCGCTTATTTTGGGGAGTTTCGGGTGGCTGTATCGATTCGATGGTTGCCAACCACACTTCCTTAAAAAAGAAGCGCAAAAGCGACGATTATACCCCCGGCGGAATCAATAACAGGCGCCCCAACCGCGCCGTAATTGTTTATACCAACCTTATCAAGCAGTATTTTAAAAGCAGCAAACCGATATTGCTTGGCGGTATCGAGGCCAGCTTGCGCCGAATAGCCCATTATGACTTTTGGTCGGACAGCGTACGTTCGTCTGTGTTATTTGATGCCAAAGCAGACTATTTACTTTACGGAATGGCCGAAAAATCGACCTTGGAATTTGCCGAAGCCTTAAAAAGCGGGAGGGACGTTTCAAATATCAGGGGTTTATGTTATATCGCCAATAAAAAAGAGGAAATCCCATCGGAATTTATTGAACTGCCTGCTTACGACGTTGTAAAAAGCGATAAAAAGGCATTTACGGAAATGTTTCAGACCTTTTATCAAAATAACGACCCTTTAAATGCTTCGGGAATGTTTCAAAAGCACGGAACGCGCTACCTTGTTCACAACCCGCCCGCTATGGCTCTGTCGCAAAAGGAACTGGACGATATCTACGCACTCGATTTTGAAAGGGCGCAACACCCCCACTACGAAAAACAAGGCAAAGTAAAAGCGCTCGAAACAATCGCCTTTTCAATTGCCACACACCGCGGTTGTTACGGGGAGTGTAATTTTTGTGCCATCGGCGTGCATGAAGGAAGAACTGTTCAATGGCGAAGCCAAAAATCAATCTTATCGGAAGCCGAAAAAATCGTTGCCCTACCGGATTTTAAAGGCTATATTATTGATGTCGGCGGCCCGACCGCCAATATGTACGGCTATGAATGCGCTAAAAAATTAAAAACGGGAAGTTGCAAAGATAAACGCTGCCTTTATCCCGAAATTTGCCCGGTACTAAAGGTGAATCACGACCCACAAATAAAACTGCTTCAAAAATTGCGGCTTATTAAGGGGGTTAAAAAGGTATTTGTAGCTTCGGGTGTCCGCTACGATTTACTTTTAAACGATAATAAGTACGGTGTAAGTTATCTTGAAGAACTTGTAAAACATCATATTTCAGGGCAAATGAAAATCGCCCCGGAACATACCGAGAACCGCGTTTTACAAATAATGGGAAAACCGCAAAAGAAACTGCTTTTACAATTTAAAGAATTGTTTGAAAAGATTAACCGGAAATTCAAAAAAGAACAGTTTTTAACGTACTATTTAATTGCCGCTCATCCGGGGTGCACGTTAGGCGATATGGAAAAGTTAAAACATTTTACCTCGCAGACGCTTAAAACAAACCCCGAACAGGTTCAGATATTCCTGCCGGCGCCCTCAACCTATTCTGCACTAATGTATTACACCGAAACCGATCCGTTTAGCACTAAAAAATTATTTGTTGAAAAAGACCCCCACCGCAAAGAAACACAAAAAGAAGCGGTTGTAAAAAAAGCCTATCAAAAAGCGCCCGCCGGAAGGGCAAAACTGCCCAAATAG
- a CDS encoding UvrD-helicase domain-containing protein: MDILSALNPEQKKAVEAINGPVLIIAGPGSGKTRVITHRIAYLIRVCGVSPHRIMAVTFTNKAAKEMINRLNTLVSASVKDLTIGTFHSICVRILRQEGAAIGVEKSFVIYDTDDQTRLIKKCFEALNIDPKQFSASAVLSHISNAKSKMLTPNAYGQRSGSYFEEVVARVYEKYQQMLEKSNALDFDDLLMKTVQLFKKHPDILEKYRSRYLHIMVDEFQDTNQVQYQLVKLIAGGYRNICVVGDPDQSIYSWRSADVRNILDFEKDFPDAQVVMLQQNYRSTKNILATATSVISANSQRKKTELWTDNEPGCKIEVVETFTQQEEALFVVREVEKLLRNKEAKLSDCAVMYRTNVQSRILEEAFIRYGTPYKLVAGTRFYERREIKDIIAYLKLIYNPRDSVSLLRVINVPQRGIGERTVALLTEWASSLHISQYQALKMLATSQDYSDTPFNARSARLLTEFYNTISELEDLSRQLKLDELFDKLVEKTGYKAYIKNLTDEEDRWDNVLELRSVAKQYADYDPEEALAVFLEGVTLVSDVDGLDDVIDAVTLITLHQAKGLEYPVVFIVGMEEGILPHIRSFDDPAQMEEERRLCYVGITRAKRKIYLVRAFRRNLMGASTVNSPSRFLKDIPPSLVKNGGNGFGQSQSSQERPGRNEAYSWDRRPIIPEPIPAPRGDLPALKAGDKVKHAQFGQGTVISAKAVNNDSEVAVAFPDIGIKRLLLSFAKLEKVE, translated from the coding sequence ATGGATATACTTTCCGCATTAAACCCCGAACAAAAAAAAGCCGTCGAAGCCATTAATGGGCCTGTGCTTATTATTGCCGGCCCCGGAAGCGGCAAGACACGCGTTATAACGCATCGCATTGCCTATTTAATTCGCGTTTGCGGGGTAAGCCCGCACCGTATTATGGCGGTTACCTTTACCAATAAAGCCGCCAAAGAGATGATTAACCGTCTTAATACGCTCGTTAGCGCATCGGTAAAAGACCTTACAATCGGCACTTTCCATTCAATTTGTGTGCGTATATTGCGACAGGAAGGGGCGGCAATCGGTGTTGAAAAAAGTTTTGTAATTTATGATACCGATGACCAAACCAGACTAATCAAAAAATGCTTTGAAGCATTAAATATTGATCCGAAGCAATTTTCGGCTTCTGCTGTCCTTTCGCATATAAGCAATGCGAAAAGCAAAATGTTAACCCCCAATGCCTACGGCCAACGCAGCGGCAGTTACTTTGAAGAGGTTGTTGCCAGGGTCTATGAAAAATACCAACAAATGTTAGAAAAAAGCAATGCCCTCGATTTTGACGACCTTTTAATGAAAACGGTGCAACTGTTTAAAAAACACCCTGATATTTTAGAAAAATACCGCAGCCGCTATTTGCATATAATGGTAGATGAGTTCCAGGATACCAACCAGGTTCAATATCAATTGGTTAAACTCATTGCCGGCGGGTATCGCAACATATGCGTTGTCGGTGATCCCGATCAATCAATTTATTCGTGGCGTTCCGCCGATGTTCGGAATATTCTTGATTTCGAAAAAGATTTTCCGGATGCCCAAGTGGTGATGCTGCAACAAAACTATCGTTCAACCAAGAATATCCTCGCCACGGCTACATCCGTAATTTCGGCAAACAGCCAACGCAAGAAAACCGAACTTTGGACGGATAATGAACCGGGCTGCAAAATTGAAGTCGTTGAAACCTTTACACAACAGGAGGAAGCGCTTTTTGTTGTTCGCGAGGTGGAGAAACTGCTTAGGAATAAAGAAGCCAAGCTCTCGGATTGTGCCGTAATGTATCGCACCAATGTTCAATCACGTATTCTGGAAGAAGCCTTTATCCGTTACGGCACGCCCTATAAGCTGGTAGCGGGAACACGTTTCTACGAAAGGCGTGAAATCAAAGATATAATCGCTTACCTTAAGCTGATTTATAATCCGCGTGACAGTGTTAGCTTATTAAGGGTGATTAACGTTCCGCAGCGCGGTATCGGCGAGCGTACTGTTGCTTTGCTTACCGAGTGGGCTTCTTCGCTGCATATTTCCCAGTATCAGGCCCTAAAAATGCTGGCGACATCTCAGGATTACAGCGATACCCCGTTTAACGCCCGCAGTGCGCGTTTGCTTACAGAGTTTTATAATACGATTTCCGAGTTGGAAGATTTAAGCCGCCAATTAAAATTGGACGAACTTTTTGATAAGCTTGTCGAAAAGACCGGCTATAAAGCCTATATCAAGAATTTAACCGATGAAGAAGACAGATGGGATAACGTTTTGGAATTGCGTTCGGTTGCCAAGCAATACGCCGATTACGACCCTGAAGAGGCGCTGGCAGTTTTCCTTGAGGGGGTTACGCTGGTATCGGATGTTGACGGCTTGGATGATGTTATTGATGCGGTAACATTAATTACATTGCATCAGGCTAAAGGCTTGGAATATCCGGTTGTTTTTATTGTCGGGATGGAAGAGGGGATTTTACCTCATATTCGTTCGTTTGATGACCCGGCGCAAATGGAAGAGGAACGGCGTTTATGCTATGTCGGTATTACGCGCGCCAAAAGAAAAATCTATCTTGTGCGGGCTTTCAGGCGTAATTTAATGGGTGCCAGTACCGTAAACAGTCCCTCGCGTTTTCTAAAGGATATCCCTCCGAGTTTGGTTAAAAACGGCGGTAACGGGTTTGGGCAATCTCAATCCTCTCAGGAAAGGCCGGGAAGAAACGAAGCCTATTCATGGGACAGAAGGCCGATTATTCCCGAACCGATACCCGCACCTCGCGGGGATTTACCCGCTTTAAAAGCCGGCGATAAGGTAAAACACGCCCAATTCGGGCAGGGCACCGTTATTAGCGCCAAAGCGGTCAATAACGACAGTGAAGTTGCGGTGGCTTTTCCCGATATTGGAATTAAAAGGTTGCTTTTAAGCTTTGCGAAGTTAGAAAAAGTAGAGTAA
- the rplL gene encoding 50S ribosomal protein L7/L12 → MEDKTQQVIDIVKEMTVLELSKLVKALEEEFGVSAAAPMMAAVAVSADTGSAKAEEEKTEFNVILKDVGANKINVIRVVRELTQLGLKESKDLVEGAPKAVKEAVSKEEAASAKAKLEEVGATVELT, encoded by the coding sequence ATGGAAGATAAAACTCAGCAAGTAATCGATATCGTAAAAGAAATGACCGTTCTTGAATTATCAAAACTGGTCAAGGCCTTGGAAGAAGAATTTGGCGTAAGCGCCGCCGCTCCGATGATGGCTGCCGTTGCAGTCTCTGCCGATACCGGTAGTGCCAAAGCCGAAGAAGAAAAGACCGAATTTAACGTAATCCTCAAAGATGTCGGCGCCAATAAGATTAATGTCATCAGAGTTGTTCGTGAACTTACCCAGTTGGGTCTTAAAGAATCGAAAGATTTGGTTGAAGGCGCACCGAAGGCAGTTAAAGAAGCTGTCAGCAAGGAAGAGGCTGCTTCCGCTAAAGCTAAACTTGAAGAAGTTGGCGCAACTGTCGAACTTACCTAA
- the rplJ gene encoding 50S ribosomal protein L10: MKRAEKEQIVEEVQDAMTRCKVGIMTEYLGMKNADLTLLRRKLGDAGIDYMVVKNTLARFAADNSNKGFLKESLTGPLAMAFGYNDEVEPAKILVQFVDAYETSLKIKGGFIGDQLLTDEDVKSLAKIPPKDILLAQVLGAMQGPISGFVNVCAAPMRGLVTVLQARADKLEGK, from the coding sequence GTGAAAAGAGCAGAAAAAGAGCAAATAGTAGAAGAGGTTCAAGATGCAATGACCAGATGTAAAGTCGGCATAATGACCGAATATCTGGGAATGAAAAACGCCGATCTTACTCTACTTAGACGTAAATTGGGCGATGCCGGGATTGACTATATGGTGGTTAAAAATACCCTGGCCAGATTTGCCGCGGATAACTCAAACAAAGGTTTCTTAAAAGAAAGCCTTACCGGACCGCTGGCGATGGCTTTCGGTTATAACGATGAAGTGGAACCGGCAAAGATTTTGGTTCAATTTGTCGATGCTTACGAAACTTCACTCAAAATCAAAGGCGGTTTTATCGGAGACCAATTACTGACCGATGAAGATGTAAAATCGTTGGCTAAAATACCGCCGAAGGATATTTTGCTTGCTCAGGTACTTGGTGCCATGCAGGGCCCGATATCCGGTTTTGTTAATGTATGTGCCGCTCCGATGAGAGGATTAGTCACTGTTTTACAGGCCAGAGCGGATAAATTAGAAGGAAAATAA
- a CDS encoding DUF502 domain-containing protein, with protein sequence MAKEKEGFVHWLLRNLRKNFLAGFLVVIPLVVVIFIVTWLFIKIDDVLQPIITNIVTHFNPDYHAITGLGFVAAILIIYIVGIITSNYIGKKVVNFSENLINRLPIFKQLYNSAKQVVEGLLGAGMNKAAFREVVFVEFPRKGMFAPAFVTNEIKSASGEKLYGVYIPTAPVPTSGYFEIVAESEIIHTDLKIDDCIKMVVSGGMIIPESVLTGKTPIKAPDQIAKMLENSSKPEDNPHSE encoded by the coding sequence ATGGCAAAAGAAAAAGAGGGATTTGTGCACTGGTTGCTTAGAAATCTAAGGAAAAACTTCCTTGCCGGTTTCTTGGTTGTTATTCCGCTTGTAGTCGTAATTTTTATAGTCACCTGGCTGTTTATTAAAATCGATGATGTTCTTCAACCGATAATAACCAATATTGTCACCCATTTCAATCCTGATTATCATGCAATTACGGGGCTTGGTTTTGTTGCCGCAATCCTTATAATTTACATAGTAGGGATTATTACCAGTAATTACATAGGGAAAAAAGTAGTTAATTTTTCCGAAAACCTGATTAACCGACTCCCTATTTTTAAGCAATTATACAACAGCGCCAAACAAGTCGTGGAAGGACTTTTAGGCGCCGGAATGAACAAAGCTGCTTTTAGAGAGGTTGTTTTTGTGGAATTCCCCAGAAAAGGAATGTTTGCCCCCGCCTTTGTAACCAATGAAATTAAGTCGGCATCGGGGGAAAAACTTTACGGGGTTTATATTCCAACGGCTCCGGTGCCCACATCGGGATATTTTGAAATTGTTGCTGAAAGTGAGATTATTCACACCGATTTAAAAATTGACGATTGCATTAAAATGGTGGTCTCCGGGGGGATGATTATTCCCGAATCGGTGCTTACCGGCAAAACTCCGATAAAGGCACCCGATCAAATTGCCAAAATGTTAGAGAATAGCTCAAAGCCAGAAGATAATCCCCATAGCGAGTAA
- a CDS encoding thioredoxin family protein produces MQIKILGTGCPKCRQLEERTRKVLQEMEIESEIDSVKDIKKIMDYPILTTPGLVINEVVVSSGKVPSEKEITGFINTALKK; encoded by the coding sequence ATGCAAATTAAAATATTAGGTACGGGATGTCCAAAATGTCGCCAATTGGAAGAAAGAACCCGCAAGGTTCTCCAAGAGATGGAAATTGAATCCGAGATAGATTCTGTAAAAGATATCAAAAAGATTATGGATTATCCGATTTTAACCACCCCGGGTTTGGTTATTAATGAGGTTGTTGTTAGTTCAGGGAAAGTGCCAAGCGAAAAAGAAATTACAGGCTTTATCAACACCGCCTTAAAAAAATAA
- a CDS encoding permease, whose amino-acid sequence MNTFINLLQAGWGGLLEYLSAHVITCLIPALFIAGAIATFVSQSAVLKYFGPKANKPASYGVASVSGAILAVCSCTVLPLFAGIFKRGAGLGPAIAFLFSGPAINILAIVYSAKLLGWDIGIARIIAAIVFSVVIGLIMELIFQKKNPNGNDNLFPKPESEPTGKTIWQQIIFIGVLVGILIFAASKNWIVTGIFFVGLAIILRQWFKRDEIIQWLNETLHFTKLIIPWLLIGVFLAGILTYIIPQTLVTAYVGGNTIIGNFIASVFGALMYFATLTEVPIVKAFLDLGMGKGPALALLLAGPSLSLPSIITLSRIMGLKKTLTYVLLVIIMATLTGYLFGFIAK is encoded by the coding sequence ATGAACACTTTTATTAACTTACTGCAGGCCGGATGGGGCGGATTATTAGAGTATCTTTCAGCGCATGTTATAACCTGTCTTATTCCCGCGCTTTTTATAGCCGGAGCAATTGCAACCTTTGTTTCACAATCTGCAGTACTCAAATACTTCGGGCCCAAAGCCAATAAACCGGCATCTTACGGGGTTGCCTCTGTTTCGGGGGCGATATTGGCCGTATGCTCATGTACCGTGTTGCCCTTATTTGCCGGCATTTTTAAAAGGGGGGCGGGGCTGGGTCCGGCGATTGCTTTTCTTTTCTCGGGGCCGGCAATCAACATACTTGCAATCGTATATTCCGCAAAACTGCTCGGCTGGGATATCGGTATCGCCCGAATTATAGCCGCCATTGTATTTTCGGTTGTAATCGGTTTAATTATGGAGCTTATATTTCAAAAGAAAAACCCGAACGGAAATGATAATCTTTTCCCGAAGCCGGAATCGGAACCGACAGGTAAAACTATATGGCAGCAGATTATTTTTATAGGCGTGTTGGTAGGTATTTTAATTTTTGCCGCTTCAAAGAATTGGATTGTAACGGGTATCTTTTTTGTCGGGCTTGCAATAATTTTACGGCAATGGTTTAAACGAGATGAAATAATACAATGGCTAAACGAAACCCTGCACTTTACCAAACTAATTATCCCTTGGCTGTTAATAGGTGTTTTTCTGGCAGGAATTCTTACCTACATAATCCCGCAAACGTTGGTTACCGCCTACGTAGGCGGTAATACAATTATCGGTAACTTTATCGCTTCGGTTTTCGGAGCGTTGATGTACTTCGCCACCTTAACCGAGGTTCCGATTGTTAAAGCATTTTTAGACCTTGGAATGGGCAAAGGACCGGCGCTCGCGTTACTGCTTGCTGGGCCGTCTTTATCACTGCCTTCGATAATAACCTTAAGCCGTATTATGGGATTAAAGAAAACATTAACTTATGTTCTTTTGGTAATAATAATGGCCACTCTAACAGGTTACCTCTTCGGGTTTATTGCAAAATAA
- a CDS encoding metalloregulator ArsR/SmtB family transcription factor, protein MQDFIKATKALSDETRLRIMNILSVRECCVCEVMQALQISQTRASRNLSILYEAGFLTQRKEGLWTYYAIDTGSPTKERTLFRDDIVQAISHIFQDNQIGAEDTRRLKKSQKLSAISNSDSKNK, encoded by the coding sequence ATGCAAGATTTTATTAAAGCAACCAAGGCTCTGTCGGATGAAACCCGTCTTAGGATTATGAATATACTTTCGGTTAGGGAGTGCTGTGTCTGCGAGGTTATGCAAGCCCTGCAAATATCACAAACCAGAGCTTCCCGTAATTTATCAATATTATATGAAGCGGGATTTTTGACCCAAAGAAAAGAAGGGCTTTGGACGTATTATGCCATTGATACCGGATCGCCGACCAAAGAAAGAACCCTTTTTCGAGATGATATAGTTCAGGCGATTTCTCATATCTTTCAAGATAACCAAATAGGTGCAGAAGATACTAGGCGGCTAAAAAAATCGCAAAAACTATCCGCTATCTCTAATTCTGATTCAAAGAACAAATAA
- a CDS encoding YifB family Mg chelatase-like AAA ATPase, translating into MLAKVYSCALVGLEGTIVEVEVDVSPGLPLFAIVGLPDAAVSEARERVRSAVRNSGFIFPLKHLCANLAPADLKKAGPAYDLPIAIGIILSTDQLFFDVSDTLFLGELSLDGSLRHTNGILSMVALAHKNGFKNIVVPEVDAKEAALVDGANIMPFASLSQIANYMMGKIPAPKLDCSKTTVTEQVANNASFIDFAHIKGQEHVKRALEVAAAGGHNIVMFGPPGSGKTLLARSLPGILPPMTNEESLEVTRIYSASGLLPQDTPLICNRPFRSPHHTISDAGLVGGGHIPKPGEISLSHRGVLFLDELPEFGQAILEVLRQPLEDKLVTISRARGSMTFPANFMLVGAMNPCPCGYYGDPYHPCTCNPGLISRYQKRISGPFLDRIDIFIEVPHIDYEKLSDDRLGEKSHKVQERVSEARLIQRWRFEGSTLAANSEMTPLEVRDFCKTSDAAQSLLKTAMKQMSLSARAFHRILKLARTIADLEKSDIIEVNHIAEAIQYRPRRSV; encoded by the coding sequence ATGTTAGCCAAAGTCTACAGCTGCGCACTGGTAGGATTAGAGGGAACAATCGTCGAAGTTGAAGTCGATGTTTCTCCGGGGTTACCGCTTTTTGCTATCGTTGGACTGCCGGATGCCGCTGTCTCGGAAGCCAGAGAGCGCGTACGCTCGGCAGTTCGCAATTCAGGATTTATCTTCCCCTTAAAGCATCTTTGTGCCAATTTAGCCCCGGCTGACTTAAAAAAGGCCGGCCCCGCTTATGACTTGCCGATTGCTATCGGTATTATTTTAAGCACGGACCAACTCTTTTTTGATGTTTCAGACACCCTTTTTCTGGGAGAATTATCACTTGATGGGAGCCTGCGGCACACCAACGGAATATTATCCATGGTGGCACTGGCACATAAAAACGGATTTAAAAACATTGTTGTTCCGGAGGTTGATGCCAAAGAGGCGGCGCTGGTAGACGGTGCCAATATTATGCCGTTTGCTTCTTTATCCCAAATTGCAAACTACATGATGGGTAAAATCCCCGCCCCTAAATTGGATTGCAGCAAAACAACGGTAACCGAACAGGTAGCAAACAACGCTTCATTTATCGATTTTGCCCATATAAAAGGGCAAGAACACGTTAAAAGAGCCTTGGAAGTTGCTGCAGCCGGAGGACACAATATTGTAATGTTCGGTCCCCCCGGAAGCGGTAAAACGTTGTTGGCACGTTCTTTACCGGGGATATTGCCGCCGATGACAAACGAAGAGTCACTTGAAGTTACACGTATTTACAGCGCAAGCGGGCTGCTGCCGCAAGATACCCCTTTAATTTGTAACCGCCCGTTCCGCTCACCGCACCACACAATTTCCGATGCCGGTTTGGTGGGGGGTGGGCATATACCCAAACCGGGCGAAATCAGCCTCAGCCATAGGGGGGTTTTGTTTTTAGATGAACTGCCGGAATTCGGACAGGCAATTCTTGAGGTATTAAGGCAGCCTTTGGAAGATAAACTTGTTACCATTAGCCGTGCGCGCGGGAGTATGACATTCCCCGCTAACTTTATGTTGGTAGGAGCAATGAACCCCTGCCCTTGCGGTTACTACGGAGACCCGTATCACCCTTGTACCTGCAACCCGGGGTTGATATCGCGTTATCAAAAACGAATCAGCGGCCCGTTTCTGGATAGGATTGATATTTTTATCGAGGTCCCGCATATTGATTACGAAAAACTTTCAGATGATAGGTTGGGTGAAAAATCGCATAAAGTGCAAGAACGGGTTTCCGAAGCCAGGCTAATTCAACGCTGGCGTTTTGAGGGTTCGACACTGGCAGCCAACAGTGAGATGACCCCGTTAGAAGTGCGTGATTTCTGCAAAACAAGCGATGCGGCGCAAAGCCTTTTAAAAACCGCTATGAAGCAAATGAGCCTTTCGGCACGCGCTTTCCATCGCATACTAAAACTTGCCAGAACCATAGCGGATCTTGAAAAAAGTGATATAATAGAGGTTAATCATATTGCTGAGGCAATCCAATACAGGCCAAGGCGTAGTGTATAA